Within Prinia subflava isolate CZ2003 ecotype Zambia chromosome 10, Cam_Psub_1.2, whole genome shotgun sequence, the genomic segment TTCCAGAAGACCCAAGCACAGACATGAGCCTCCCGCAGCAGCACGCCATGAGCTGGCCCCACAGCGCTGTGGGCATTCATTTGCACCCTTGGTGATGGCCCCACAGTGCCCACTCAGCGAGCTGTGCACCGTGGAGAGGAGACATTGGCCATACCCTGGCAcccacaggggctgggaggagatgTGATGTGGCATCAGCATCCAGGCCACTTCTTCTTGGCAGTCGTGCTCAGGTTTGCAGCCCAGAGCTTCCACAGCGGTTCAGTGATGGTGGTGGGgtggctgctccctccctctgcctttgTGCCCGGCTGTCCTGTGTGCCCACCACTTCTCTGGTGCCTGCAATGGATTGGGGTCCCTGGGATGGCACCTCTGGATTTGGCAGTGATTTTCCAGCCAAGTGGGGCTGCCACACCTGCCCCTGGGTTTTTTGGGTCGATGCAGCAGCGAGGCACTGCCCAGCCGTGACCAGCCCTGggactgctgctgccagcaaggacactgctggctcagggaacacagctgctccagagggacaggctgagccccctcccacctgggcactgcagcaAAACGGGGGGTTTGGAACCCCCTTTTGTTCCAcaggaaagcagctgcagcctcacagATCCCCAGCTCCACAGACCTCGCAAAAGGCAtgggcactgcccacagccttTTCCTGCACGGCTGCCAGCAGGCgcacttcctcctcctcactcagCCTCTGGGCTTCTCCAGACCTTAAACAAACTGGGGCAAACTGCACCTGCTCCACTAGAGCAGCACAAGGCAGCAGTGGTGTTACCCTGCCCAGGGAGCAAAGGTGCCTCAGGCATGGCCCAGACATGGCCAGACATGCCTTCATGCTCTGCCCTTTGATAGAAATCCCTAGtgcttctcttcctcctcagtCTCAGTTTGAAAAGCAGCTCCAGTTCCTCCCTCTCACCTGTGACACTGACAGGGAGCACAGACCCATCCCCAGGGCATTCTCATGCTGGAGGGTGCTGGGATCACAGGTATGAGACACACCTAGAGCACTGATaccagcccagcagagaggggagcTTGAGACCAAGGACATGTTTCTGCAGGAAATGGAAATCTTGTTCTCATAAAAAAATGAGATGGTCAAAATCATCCCAGCCAGTTCAGCCCAGCCTCTGGCTAAGGACCACATTTTCCCCTGTGGTTACCGTTTTCAGAAAGCATTAACAAATAAACAATGAAAGCCCCAGAAAGCAGAAGCTGTGACTAATGGTCCTTGAGTTTTCTTCAAGTTTAATATCAGatatattaaaatacaataataGGAATGAGACCAGACAGTGAGTGAAGGGTTGCTGGGAGTGCCAAGATGCTCCTCCATGGCCTGGACAATCTGGTGTTTAGGCAGTCAGGCCCACCCATTTATTTGTCACATATTCCCTTTTAGTAGTAGCAAAACCAAGAGCCACGAAGTGTTCGGGGAAGCAGATGTGTGTGTTCACCAAGATGCCAATAAAGGCACCCAtgggagctgtgctctgcctgctcctctcccaggctCCATCAGCACCTCAGGACATGCAGGTTGTGCTTCCACAATGCTGGCTCCACACCTGGCCTGACACTTCTGCCCTAGTGGACCTCCAGCACCTTTGAGAAGCTTCAGAAGGGGACCCATCAGATCATTCCTTGAGcccaggcagagcacagctgtggTTAGCACCAGCTCTGAGGCACAGCTCATTTGCACTGTGCACCTTCTTCAGCTGCGTTGATGTTACAGTGAGGATCTggcccgggctgggggagcacaggCATGCCCAGCCTCTGGTGAGCTGATCACTGCCATCCAGgcagcctggctggctgcaggcacagccctgctccccctgtccccaccGTGGccagctgagccagcagcagtgtggcaCGCCGGGGACATGGTCCCACTTGCCCATCACCGCCTTCCCAGGAGCCAGTGAGGGTTTGGGTGGGGGCCACAGGTtgggagggcactggggaggctgctccttcctctgctcacactttcatttcatttcttcaaGATAGGGCAGGGGGTGGTGGTGAGAATTATCTTTCACCAAGTTACTGCTCACACCTGTTGAGCTCGCTCCTGGTGTCTCTCATCCAGACAGCTCATTCATCTGGGGATTGTCTTTTCCTAAAAACAAAAGATTAGCCAAGCCTAAAAGGTTCACAGTACAATTGTTTAATCATAACTGTCTGGCTATAGCCACTGATTaatgactaaaaaaaaaaaatagcaaagttGTTTCAAGTCTTGAGGGACTTGATATCAGTATTTCAAAGTGTGCTTTCCAaagagctctggctgctcttcACACTTTGTTTGCTTTAATCCTTTGTTTTTTGGCTGTGGATGTGTAAGTCAGGTTTTAATGAGATCAGCATATGCAGGGTCAGCTCCTCCCTCATGCACTGGTGTGGAGGAGGCCACTTTACACAGATCCAGAGCGTGGATTTGCTCTCTACAATGCCAAAGCTGCAAATTCATCCACTACTTGCACACCAAGTCCTTGGAAGCTGGAAATGGGAGACTGGGATGAGCTGTAACACCCCCATGCAGCAGGGAACAGCCAGGCTGAGCCTTCAAACCAGAACACCTGAGTTCAGAGTGGCACCTgctggcacccacagctgctgaCCAGCCAcgctgggctgtgctcaggtggtTTTCcaatgtgtctgtgtgtgctgctgggtTCTGTCTTTGCCTCTCGTTTTTTTCCATTCATGGGCATCCTGAAGACTCAAATGACACAAAGCCCCATCAGTGTCCaagcagggggaggggagctggagCCCACAGAACCACGAGgtcagaggagcagctgccctgacAGGCACTGCCGTGTCCCTCTGGCAGAGGCTGCACCTGTGGCTCGAGGGGTCTCCTCTGAGAGAACACCCTAAATCAAGCCTTGCCTGCTGTGTTTTGCTGGGAAGCTCCAGAAAATTTCAAGAGAACTGTTTTGGCAATGGTGATGGGCTTCCCAGCCATCCTTACATCCTTTGCGGGGCAGGTGAGAGGGTCAGaaaagcacaggagctgctgcataGCCCTgcgctgctccctgcacacagctggcTGAGCAAAGGCCACCCTCAACGCTTCCTGGGGTTTGGAGACTGAGTTCTATCCTTCCTTCCTGTCTGCTTCTCATGTTAGCTTTTCCAACATtcctaatggaaaaaaaaaaaaaaaagaagcagcctCCTGatgctgggatgtgctgctcagggccctgctgtcccaggggcAAGGGTAGATGGTTTGGCTCTCTCCTAATAGGATTTAGGACTTGCTGTACCAGTGTGTACAAGCTGGTTTGAGGCAGTAAATACTTGGGGTTTTGCTCCAAGGGCTTCTTACCCTCATTTTTTAGCACTACCAACACAACAGGTTGTGAGATGCAGTCGCTGCTGTTCCCCAGGATGGTTCCCCAGGGCTCCGTGCAACGCCTGTGACAGCTCCAGAAGGGACACCAGGACAAAGCTCTGCTCTGACCCCTCTCTGTCTGCCCTCCCTCCACTGCTGGGGGATGTAGTGCGTGAATAAGGGAACCACAGACTGTGACATCCACTGCCTCCAGGGAaggtccagcccagcccagctctcacaCACGCCCTGCTCACAGGTTCCAGGGCAAACCATGGAGCCCAGCTGAGAcactctgcagagcaggaggaattCAGAGATGAATCTCCAACGCATGAGAAAGGAGAATGACCCTGTAGCACCAATCCTTCAGTGAGACATCAGAAAAACAGCAAGGCTGCACCTGCACCAGGCactcccagggcacaggagcagagccaggctctcactcccccttttcctgtctttaaGGAATGCAGAGTGGATGAGAATTATTCTGAAGCCATTTATTATGGAGTTATTCAATACTCTATTTATTATAGAGCTAAACCCTACATTTGACAACTTGGAACAAACTTCTGGTGAGTATTTTGGAGAGGCTAGAGGCGAAAATAAAGCAGACTGAGctgccttttgctttctttgtggtGGGAAAACAGCACTTTAAGTGAGAAAGTAAAGTTTCAGTGGAATAAAGAagtctgaaatatttatgttgATCTAGGGAAAAATCGAGTGGTTGCTCCCATCGACAATACACCAACAAACTATAAACATCTGAAAATCAAGCCTACATTTCACAGAAAGACTACACTGCACAGACAAgcacctgctgctcctctgccaaaTCCATCTGGAGCACGTGTGTGAGATATAAACAGAAATACAGGGAAGACTGCTCAGCCAGGGCCAAATCCCCTCCTGAAATGCAGAGCTGGCCAGCTGTGCACCTGGAGAGAGCATGGAAGAACACGCAGGCCTGCCAGGACTTGGGCAGGAGCGCTGCTGACACCCTCCAAAATAGGGTTGAAGAGCCTTGAAAGGATTCAGAGAGGTTGCAGGGTGCTCCATGGAAAGACCAGCAGCCCTTCCTGTGAGACAAAAGCGGCCCCAGCTCCAGCTTGTTGCTCTTACCACAGTGGCATTTCAGAAGTGGCTGCCGTTGCACAGGAGATATCTGATTGTGGGAGCCCTAATTAACAACCCAGCCCATCGCTGGGAAACTGGTTTCAGAAATTCAAATGGAAACAGTGTTTAAGTATAACCAACATAGCTCCAGCAAGGCAAGGCCCAAGCTTGGGGAGCAGGGGTTTGGCTGTTTGGGGGTGTTGAGGAGGGTTACATTCATATCCCTGGCATCCTGCTTGGCACACAAGTGGAAAGGTTTGGTGAGACTGAAGCCAGGTCTGGCAGCTGAAACTGTCTGAAAAGTAACAGAATTTTTCTGATTCctacacttccagggatgcagatCACACTGATAATTTCTGGGATGAGATGAACAACTTCACCCCAACCCAGGCCATGAAGCAAGCCTGGTGAAGGTCTTGAGCACTTTTCCCGCCTGTTCATGAGGTGGCCAGTGGTTTTTCACTACAGCTCTAGAAGTGGATGCAGAAGCAAATAGAAACTCCAAAAGTGGCAACTTTCAGTACACTGCACAGTTCCTACGGGGTTAAGAGCATAAGATGCAATTCTCACTCTTGAGGACATGGCAGGCAATGTCTCATCCCCTCCCTTCTGTCTTTCCATGTCCTGGCACAACTATAATGAATTCCAGGCCTGCAGCAAGAGGCACGGGTCATATGCCATTGCACATCCAAAGGGGATGCAGGAAAGTCAGGAACAcacagctgcacagcccctTGCTACAAAGTGGTGCAACATGAACGGTTCCAGGGGTCAGGAAAGGAAGTTATAAAAACAGTAACTGGGGAGAAACATCAGGGATCTTCACCCTCCTCAGTCCTGAGGGtacagcagagaagaaaacGCCACAAGAAATATGACACAAAAATTGGACTCCCATCAAACAGGAAAACCAGAATAAAGTGGAACCATGAGCTTCCCCTTTCATATTCCCCCAGAAGAAGCTGTTTCAATTCCATTAATCTGGAGGCACAGTAAGTGAGTCATACTTCAGCAGGTACCTCCATGTTTGAGGTCAAGCCCAAGTCATATAGTAATTAAGACACTTTAATGGAATTTTCTTGTCATAATAAGCTTGTTCCCACAGCTGACTCAGGAATACAGTAGAGCACCTGAAACCCAGGTGGAATTTCTCCTTTTACACAGTGACCTGCACATCTCCCATGTGGAAAGGTGTGGCTGCATAATTTTATAATGAAGTAATACAAGGCTGCATATTTTTACAACAGAGTGATAGGAGACATTTGTTCATGTTGCAAATCCAAGGAGTCTCCAATATCAAGACAATTccctttttgctttgttttgtcaCAGGTTCTAATCAGAAGTTCCCCTGGTAGAAGAGGAAGAGTGTCATCTTAGAGAATTGCTCATCTTCACAAGAGCCCACCCCATAACCAGTTAATTAAACAGATCCCACAGGCTGCAACAGACACTGGACAGGCCTCTGGAGTCTGAACTCAGAAGGGAAACTACCTGAGAGGGGAGGGCAAGGAGGCAGATTCTCCATGCCCACAAAAGAACACAAAATCCACACCTTATGTGAAACCAACTCTTTCGACCCTCACATTTATTTTCCCTAGAAACAGTCCTTGCAAATGTGTCTTGTTTGTATTTTCCAGTTCAGTGGCATTGGTGCAAGTACTCCATGGCACATGACTCTGGGGAAGCAGAGCAAGTGTCCCACGGCTCAGTCCCATTTCCATAGGAAAAGCTGCCTCATAAATCACATCATCCTGGAGATGCTGACACAGGTTTGTACAGAGCAGACAAATGACAAGTCCCAGGAGAAggctgaggctggcagggctgcccagctCTAGCAGAGCAGGAGGCCCTCCTTCGTCGCCAGGCGCTGCCGGTGGATCTTGTCCTGCTGGAGCTCCTCGTGGTTTGGGTGCCAGAGTTTCATGACAATCCTCTCGATGTTTAGAGCATAGActgtgtgtgcagggatcaCTTCTTTGTGCACCTGGAAATGCATGTTGGAAAACAAGCTGCACGCTGCCATACACATTTGCCCATGCTGCCAGGGCATAAGCTCCCTCTGCCACAGGATGTCCCAGGTGCCAGCTCTGCCGAGTGGGAACAAAGGGAGTctcacagggagagctgctccctgccagcactgtcACAACAGCCAGCACGGCACAACCACCTCTCACACCCCTTTATAAGGGAGTGCCATGGCAAGGAAACACTCATTTTGCTCTTGGGGGTGGCAATCGATAACTGGTCATCAAAACCGTAGAAACAACAATTCTGACTAAACATGAGATGAATGCTTGAATACAGCTCTGTGGTCTGTATTCACAGCTGTGAGACAAAATCCCTAGGCCTGTTCACAACACCAGAGACCATCAAGGGGAAATTTCTCCCAGGTAATTTTAGACATTCAAAGTAGGCAATGCCCCTACAAGTGCCAGAGAGGGAGGGAACCACAGCCTACATCCCCAGTGAAAATTCACCCATCTGACCCTAAATGCCTCCCCAGGGTTGGGTGATCACAGCTAAAccactgcagcagcctgcaTGGACCAAGTATTCCTCTTAGTATCCAGGTGGAACATGAGGAGTAAGAAGGGCCATGCCAGGTAAGTTACTTTGCTGCAGCAAAATCTGTCCAGCTCAGTTCTGATATAATCACTGCAGCCTTGCTGCAGAAGAAGAGTTCACCCATCTTGCACAGCTGTGAGATTGGGATTTCCTCATCAGCTCTGTGACCAAGGGGATCAGAATGGCACTAAACCACGAGTCAACAGGGGGAACAAATCAAAGCCAAAGAATCTGAgaggcaaagaaagaaagagaaaacaaatcccCCTCCATGCATGCAAACCACGCCTAAGACTGGCAGCTGGCACccagggcagcgctgcctgTGACATGAGGGTGTGACACGACCAGCTTACCTGCAGTGCCTCAAAGAGGTCGTACATGTTGACTGGAGGCAGGGATGCTGGCAGGGTGTCCCCGGAGCaggccaggagcagggctgcctgctgctcagcaTCATCAGGAGCAGGCGGGGGCGCCAGGCTCGGAGCCGCCGAGGGCGTCCCGCTGCccggggggctgggggcagagcaggcagagaatATCCCCGTCACAAAACCAGCACCAGTTACATGGCAGGGGCCTTGCTGTTCTGCACCAGCTGTGGCCCATATGTCCATAAAGTTATTGCAGCTctaataaaaatttcttttaaattccaGTTTAACAAGGAGTGTGAACTGATATGCTCCAGCCCTGCTTAAATGGTCTCAGTTGTGCAACTTTTGTTACTTGCAGCCAATAGTTTCTACCCAGCATAAAAATTAAGGCACACGCCACATAAAAAGGAAACACTGGCCGTTAGGCAGAGTTGTTTGTAGTGCTGCAATCAAATCCTAAAACACCCACGACCTCCTGTCAACTGCTAGAAGCTGCCATAGACAAATAAAACTGCCTTCTCATGCACAAATGCTGCCAGATGCACTGCACAAACTCTCTGACACTGAAACTCCAAACAGGAGGACCTCGAAGCCCTGCTAACTAAAAAGATGATCCAAGGAaccataaaaatatttggatgCAGGAAATCACAGGATGGCAGTGTCCTCAGGTCCTCACTGACACTTCAATCCTGTGGCACAACGGCCGTGTCTCCACAAAGGCAGAGAATTACTGCAGTTTCCAAAAAGCAGTAATAAACTGCTGGACAAGCAGAGgtaagagagagagaggtaaCACTGCCCTTCAGTCCAGTGCTGGGAAATCCCCATATTCTCACTCCCTGTTTAGCTGTACAATCCTCCATACCAATGCCTTCCTAGTGTGTGAAAGCAAGACACcatcaaaatacatcaaagAAGAAACTGAGCCATGGAGTAATGCCAAGACTAGCAAAATCCACGTACATTGTCAGTGTGCTGCCAGCTCCTTACCACTCAATTAAGTTGTTGTAAGCAACAACGCTGTTCTTCAGATACGGCTGAGGGTTGACATTGCTTCCAAAGGCATACTTGAAATGGCCATCCCTCAGACGATAGGCTTTCCTCCTGGATATCACAGAGGTCAGGATGTCCTTCAGATGGTTCTGcaacaaaaaacaaatcctgTGACATGTGCTAAATTATTCACTTATGGCTAGAGGGGCCTCACCAGCTGGCAAGACAGAACTAGACCTGCTATGACCACAAGGACCTAAAGATGGAAGGGAACCAATATCTGGAAAAGCAAGAGGATGTTTTCATTATCCAACATTTGGATACAGAGAAAATGGCACTATGTGAATGCTGTAAGCATCAGCCTGTGAATCACACTTTAATATGCTCCAAATGTCTTCAATGCTAGGAAACTCCCAACTTCTGCTTAAGATTTCATAACTGACACATAAGTGATGTTACACTTGAACTGAAAGACACACCCTGAAATGACAGTGAAAAGACACTAACTCATGTTTTTAATTTGCCTGAAAAGTGCTGGAGAAGAAgctttttttgtctgaaaaaaacaagcaaacagtTTTTTGGCCTCACTCCCAGATGGGGAACTTGGGTTGGCCTCCGTGTGCTGAGTGCAGAGAACCATACACACGTCAATGCTCCAAGCAGTGGTTGTGTCATTCCTGTGATGTGTAAAGTGATGCACCACCAATGGCCAAAGCCAAACCAGGGCTTCACCTGCAGGTATCACCtgatcctgtccctccatggCCAGGCCAGACACTGAGCCTGTAACAGATTGCTTTTTATAGAACTGGTCAAACTGGCACTCCCATTCTGTCCCTGCTTTTAAGTGACAGGAGCAACATTTTCCACAACAGCTACTTCGGCATACCTGGGGTACTGTGCAAGTATGTCAAAAGTAACACTTGCAGGCAGAAGTCCAAGACTTTACATCTAAAGCACGAGACTCTCCATTCTCACATTACTCTGGGGCAAAAGGGCAATTGGGGAACAATCAGAGCAGCAGGTTTCCACCCCATGCTGGGGGACAATGCCCACACAGCCTCTTGCTGCTGGTGTCATGAAACCACTGGTGCCCCCAGCCCAGTCTCACCTCCACAGCATAAACAACAGCTGTCACTGCCTCCTCGGTGACATTGTCCAGCCCATGCTCATAGGCAGTGACAATCATCCTTCCTTCCAGCTGGCCACGTGTTGGGAGCATCATGGTGTGAGAGCACAGCTTCAAGTCATCATCCTCCTGAGGATCCTTTGCCACAAACTGCTGGGCTCCCGACAGCGGGTTCTGAGGCTGGAACCGGTGCTGTCATGAACACAACGTCAAAGCATAAGATAATATTCATTCAGACCCTTTGGTTCATCAAGGGGACATCCCTTCTCCAGTCTATAAAAAAATCCTCCTCAATGACTTGTGACTGAAGAAAGTGCTAAGTCAGCGTTGGTATCCTTCCACTGGACTTGTCCAGTAGCACCCCAAACCACCTGAGCTTTGGGCATGCAGTAAGAAATTCTACACACCACATGAAGACTCACCTGCTCTGGTCTGCTCTGTACCTCCCCACCTCCTAGATTTGTTTGATTCTCCTGGGAGTCCCAAATGTGGTCAGTGACTGTCCTTCTTATCTCCTTTCACACTACCCAGGCCAGTGACTGGATTTTCACATCTCTCAGATGCCTTCTGTGTTGAAGAGTTCTCATCTATTTAATCATTTCTTGTACAGAAGGGTGTATTTTTACTTACTATCTGTACACTTTCTCACCAGAGTAAAACTCATGGTCCTAACCTTGTGTGATtgatttttacatttctctAACGCTTTAAACTCAGCCCAATTCGAGCACTAATTTCATACTCCAGTCTCCCTGTGTACTTTCACTACTCTAAGCAGAGCTATGTTACAGAGCAGCCACTGAGatagattattatttttcagaactgACTCGgttatttagggaaaaaaacttATCACAGAACAGGAATTCACACCAGAAGGTGGCATTTCCCAGGCCATATGTATTCCAGTACAAATCCTTGTGTCTCAGGCTCTGAGTGCCTGTGATGGCTCCTCAGTCCCCAGATAAAGGGGGAACAAAGCAAATGGAAATTACTGATCCTTGAGCCCAGCCGTGTGCTTGGCCCAGCTCTAACCCACAAAGGAACAAGATTGCTGCAAGGCTCTCATGGGGCACCAGGACAAACACATACTTTAAATATGAACAATGAATATGCAGCAAAGTGGGTTTCTCACATCTTagaaaggggagaaaggggGGCTGCTTTAGTCAAAGGACAGTGTGGCATTTAACTCAGAGTGAAAAACCAATCCACCCACTGCTAATGTGAAAGGTTTCCCTCCTCATAATTCTAAAGATTTGTGCTTTCATTACAAGGAAGTGATATGCCTGCAAAAAAAGACCTTCAAAATGTAAGCAACTCTCAAGAGGAATGTGgtttgggagagcagaagcCAACTGGAATCGACCTGTGGTCATCCACAGCTGTCATTCTGACCAGTGAAGGAAGCATTACAAAATACCAAAGCGTGTCCAAGTTCACACTGCTTGGGAATTCCACGAGTACCAGACAAGCCCATTAACCATAACATGCACTTCATACAGTGCTTACTGCCAAGCATTCCTGAACGTGTGTACAAACACACTAAAAATATGGTGTATCCTTGGGGTAGTAAGTTAAATTCTAAGACTTCCACTACACCACAACTCACTGCTCAGACTCTCATCTACTGAACTGAAGAGCTACAGTGAAGTTTTAAAACAGGCAAGGTAACAAGACTGAATTCAGAACATCACAATTCAGGTTGCAGCTGTAAGCACTGCAAAGCAATTCAACAGTTTCTAAATACAAGGAGCCTTCAGCTGGACTTGCATTCCTTTGGAACACTGGTCTGTGAAGCACACACAGAGTGCCCAATCACAGTCCCTAGAAGGGCACTGTGCATCTTATCAAACCCTGCCTGTTGCAAAGAGTGCCTCATCCCAAATCTCTGTCACACCAGGCCCCCTGCACACTGGTCTGGCAGCACACAAACAACTGCAGAACAGGGGTGTGGCAGCAGTGGGTGGATGTACAGAGCCTTTGCTGCAAACTCAACTGCATCTCGCACGTTTCTGTGCCACTACCACAAGACAGCACCTTTGAAAGGCATTTTCAGTTCTGAAACAACTTGACCTTCTGAAAACATTACACCCAATCTCTTGCTTCTAACACTTTGAGAGTTAGTCAGAGAATTCTGAGTGAGTAAATAGTAAATCACTTGCTTTAAGAATTTGGCATATGTGTAAAGAGAACCACAGAGGCTTACATCAAACTTTTGGCGAACCGAAgaaatctttttcttccctttgggTTTTCCAGGTTTAGTTGCAGAGCCACCTGGCCATGGCAGAGATCCAGCACCTTCTAcaaattgcaaagaaaaaataaaacaaacaaacaacccaacaaaacaaaaaaccccaaaccacttGGTATTGCTGATTTAGAGTCAGGATGAAACCCTCAACATTTGGCCACCTGTTAAGCCTCAACCCCAAATCAACAGCCATAGCACAGAGGAAGGTCTTCTGAGGGGAGAACATTTCTGGTAGCCCCTCCCTTCCTTTGTCAGCCCCTTGCTACTTTGACTCACTCACAACACCCATGACTTATGCAGAAATTTCTGTCCACACACCACACAAAACCCATGATGGAAGGAGAGAGATAAGCACAGCCTGTAAGAAAATCCAAAAGGAAGGAACAAGCCATTTGTTCCATCAGGAAGGTAAGAGCTGGCCTGGAGGTGGGTTCTCCTCTCACCCACTCCTGGATCAGGTCTGATGCTAAACCATCTGAATTGAGCAGTCTGACTCCCCAGTTCTCCTGCTTCAGCAAGCTTTGTCATGGATCCTTATTAAACATCACAGCTGATTGTTCTGTTACACTGTagagaaggagaggagggaagaacTGCAGAGGCCACTGAGCCCAGGAGCAAGATGTCACTAATGTGACCAGTGAGcaaacagctgaaaaagaagCTCCTGTTTACTACAAATTAAT encodes:
- the TADA1 gene encoding transcriptional adapter 1, coding for MATYVSELEAAKKSLSEALGENVKQYWANLKLWFKQKISKEEFDLEARRLLTQDNVHSHNDFLLAILTRCQILVSAPEGAGSLPWPGGSATKPGKPKGKKKISSVRQKFDHRFQPQNPLSGAQQFVAKDPQEDDDLKLCSHTMMLPTRGQLEGRMIVTAYEHGLDNVTEEAVTAVVYAVENHLKDILTSVISRRKAYRLRDGHFKYAFGSNVNPQPYLKNSVVAYNNLIECPPGSGTPSAAPSLAPPPAPDDAEQQAALLLACSGDTLPASLPPVNMYDLFEALQVHKEVIPAHTVYALNIERIVMKLWHPNHEELQQDKIHRQRLATKEGLLLC